AGCGATTGATATGCGAACTTCACtatgtaaataaaaacaaacacaaaagcTTATCACATGGTCCTCGGTGTGATAACGCTATTTTCgtgcatatttttcaaatatttttcatattattttgtaGATAGGTATGGGTACGCAAATTCAAGTATTCGACCAAAATATTTCCAAGCGGATATCTTAACTCAAGTTATACGTACTTTAGGATCATAGTATTGGATTGATAGTTTAGATTTCTACCCTGTTTTCGGTCAAGTTACGATGGTCTCAGATACGTTACTAATTCGGCATTTACCCGCATCTTTAACGTCGGAAGAAGTGAACGGATTTTTGAAGCATGTCGGAGCTATTCGAGTGCAAATTCGCGAATCGCAACTCCGTAAATACAAATGCGCTTTCGCCAAGTATGTGAATTGTGAACTAATTTCATTATCAATCGAATACACATACAATCGTGTAGGTCTACTGTACCTAAACGTATTCATATACGGTCATAATTATTCGTTTATGTACTGTACACGAACGTGTGCCAACTCGGCTAACAGCTACGTTTCATTATTtcagattcaaaaatgaacaagtGGCTCGAGAAGTACTTTTACGGATACATCAGCGAGAAGTGCTCGATAGCAGACTGATAGTAGAATTCGCGGAAAACGATCATCTCGACCACTGTGAAAATGAGTACGATTACAGTTACGAGTAAACGCGCAGAGTTTCGAGCGATTTGACGGTTAACACGATACCATTTTCTTTTCTTGCCTgcaggaaaaagaaaaaaactgacgAAGAGAATGAGAAAAGTAAAATGCGCGACACTTTTGTACGTAATTTGAATAATTGGACGGCGGGATTGAATCTAACGTTACCACCTCCGTATCACTTCAAGTATCGCTACCCGGCGCCGACTGCACCGACTATTCTCAATATCGCTAATATGTTGTCTTATAACGTGAAATTTTACACGCAAGTTAGTGTCACTCTATTTCGCGCCACCTTCTTCCGCATCCTGCCAAAAATTAATACGTTTACTCGTACGTTTGCAATTTCAGGTGGTACACTTGATGAATAAGATGAACTTGCCTTCGCCGTTCGAATCTACGTTCGTATTGAACGAGAACGACGTTTTCAATTCTTTCTTAAGCTACATTCTCGAAAACGTTGAAAAGGAAGAAAAAGACGAAACGAGAGCGCCACTAAGTGCGGACGAAGATTCGGAAAAAGAAAGCGAATTAGAAagcgacgacgacggcgacgaAAATACCGCCTGTTATTCGAGTACAGCGTTTCCTCGTAAAAGAGCGTCTTCGCTTCGGCTTATTAGCAAATCGGCGAAAACAGCCAGACTGCATAAGTCGACGATTACGGTcccttcgaaaaataaaaacgttcCGATTGAGCAAGTTTTCGAGAAATTTGAAGGGGATACGGGcgttaaaaaaattcgagtacAGTTTACTAGCTTTTTCGCCCTACTACGTAACATAAATGATACGAATATCGCCGCTATAACCAACCTAACGCTACTGTTTTCTTCTCGGCTTCTACAGGTAAACATAAATACCAAAAACTCGGATATTTGTCGTGCCCAAGATACAAATCCAGTCGTCGATGAAAAAGACGAAGAAACCAAAGATAGCGATAACGGCGCTACGAATCTCGAACAGAATACCGAAAAGCAATCTGTTCGAGAGACAGATGCTACCGCCCAAGATGGAGGCACCATCACTGCCGAAGAATTAGCGTCTAACAAAATATCCGAAAGAGGTGAACTTTTAAATTCTACGTTTCCTTTTTACAAATACGATTACGTTTTTTCGACACTCCATGACCATGATGAATGATTGATAATTATGTTGTTTTCGTTGTATCAGATTGGCAGATGTTgccgtttttcaaaaactatcaaCCTGGAATACCTTGCTGTAGATTGTACgtaaaaaatttatccaaacaCGTGGTCGTGTCAGATTTGAATTATATTTTCGGTCGTTATTCGAAAGCGAATTCCAACGAGCTTCAATCGACGTAAGTAGTAACCTCTTCGCTATGCTCTTCGCATCGCATACTTTTACCATTACCTACGTTATAGTCCGgcataggagtaattgcacccccccccccgccgatcctctgggacaacttttttctcaaaggggacatcctaaggaacattttaaaacaaacttgcctaaaaaaagttggccttacttacaaaatggcggccattttgattgacaggtcagccaaaatcgcagattttgcgtttcaacataggacttgcacgaaatttttctaactttacaaaggtagatcgaaagatcatgcaaaaactcatcacctgtcaaaatttcaagtgctaaagtgcgcttttcgatttttggtgaatttttaaaaatcgaatttgggccaaaaatgagggaattttaccaaattgaccaagaaagctcaaatttgggatataccctattttcgacatgccgaatcgattgaaaactgtttcaaaccgttttgagcagttctggagcctccagcagatttttgaaactcgaaattccatcaaaatggagttgtaaagctgaaatttactctaaaaactaatttcaatacgccacgaagtactgcagatgaatttcaagtcgttttggagcttccagcgactttttgaaaattcctgaagcctccagcagatttttgaaactttaaatttttacaaaatttcatcaagtggggatagaaagctgaaatttactctacactccaattttaacaccctctgaagacgacttcaggttggttcaagtcattttagatcctccagcgacttttttgaaaattactggagcctccagtagatttttgaaacttgaaatttcctcaaaatttcatcaaactgaggtggagagtcgaaattcattcttcaaactaatttcaatacgctacaaagtggactgctggtggatttcaagtcattttggagcctccagcgactttttgaaaggttgtgtggcgtttttttttggaaaattgaaatttcctataagtagctggaagcttcaaaaccatattttgaaaccaccatgtagtctgcgaagtaaatttcagcttgccaactccatttgataatttaatgttggggaaatttcaaatttcaaaaatctattggaggctccagtaattttcaaaagagtcgctggaggctcttaAATGACTAGAACCcgtctgaagtcgtcttcaaagggtgttaaaattggagtgtagagtaaatttctgctttacaactccaatttgatagaattttgtgggaatttcgagtttcaaaaatctgctggaggctccagaactgctcaaaacggtttgaaaccgttttaaatcgattcggcatgtcgaaaatagggtatatcccaaatttcagctttcttggtcaatttggtaaaattttgatttttccctcatttttggccaaaattctcaaaattttaccaaattgaccaagagagctgaaatttgagatataccgtattttcgacatgccaaatcgattggaaacggtttcaacccgttttgagcagttctggagcctccagcagatttttaaaactcgaaattcccacaaaattccatcaaattggacttgtaaagctgaaatttattctgaaaactaattttaatgcgctacgaagtattgcaggtaaatttcaagtcgttttggagcctccagcgacttttttgaaaattcctggagcctccagtagatttttgaaactagaaatttccccaaaatttcagcaaactaagatagagagtcgaaatttattctgcaaactaatattaacacactctgaagacgacttcaggtgtgttcaagtcattttagagcccccagcgacttttttggaaattactggatcctccagccggtttttaaaattttaaattttcacaaaatttcatcaaaactgagatggaaagctgaaatttactctactctccaattttaataccctctgaagacgacttcaggtgggttcaagccattttacagcctccagcgacttttttgaaaatcactggaacctccagtagattttcgaaacttgaaatttccccaacatcaaGTTATAAAATGGAATtatgcaagctgaaatttacttcgcagactacatggtggtttcaaatggttttgaagcttccagctacttttaggaaatttcaattttccaaaaaaacgccatgtAACCTTTCAACAAGTCGCTGGATGctgcaaaacgacttgaaatccaccagcagtcaactttgtagcgtattgaaattagtttgcagaatgaatttcgactctccatctcagtttgacgaaattttggacaaatttaaagtttcaagaatctgctggaggctccaaaacgacttgaaattcacctgcagtacttcgtagcgtattgaaattagtttttagaatgaatttcagctttacaactccaatttgatggaattttgtgggaatttcgagtttcaaaattctgctggaggctccagaactgctcaaaacgggttgaaaccggttccaatcgatttggcatgtcgaaaatagagtatatcccaaatttcagctttcttggtcaattaggtaaaattttgtttttccctcatttttggcctaaaatggattttcaaaaattcaccaaaaatcgaaaaacgcactttagcacttgaaattttgacaggtgatgagtttttgcatgatctttcaatcAACCTTtatacagtttgaaaaatttcgtgcaagtcctatgttgaaacgcgaaatctgcgatttcggctgacctgtcaatcaaaatggccgccattttgtaagtttggccaactttttttcgggcaagtttgctttaaaatgttccttaggatgtcccctttaagaaaaaagttgtcccggttgatcggcgggggggggggtgcatttACTCCTAGTGTCATATGCCGGTCTATATTCTTAAATGGCGGACCAGCATACTCCCACGAACATTACCGGATCATTCGTTTCATTCGCTATTGCTTACCGAGCGAActcaaaatgatcgaaaatcgctTCGTTTTTTTCACGTATGGCATTATTGACATATTATGCACAACTTGCgttgattttcaattaatcTGATTAAGGTTCAATATCCGTTTGATGCAAGAAGGTAGAATGAAAGGTCAAGCGTTTATTACTCTTCCGAATGTTGAGCTGGCAGAATTAGCGTTGAAGGAAACCAACGGTTACATTGTCAAGGGAAAACCAATGGTCATTCAGTTTGCGAAAAAAGCGGCCTCCCAGTAACTCAACTCTAAGTATTTCATGGTAAGTGCATGGATTTTAATTGGTATTAGTGTTGGTATTGTTACTACTAATTGTTTTCGTCAATGTCAGCAGTTATTATACAGTTGTGTTCGATTAATGAAGAAAGACTACGCGTAGAATGTTTTATTAGCATCGCTAGTACGAGTGTTGCAATTACATCGACTAGTTCTTTCAGGCAAAAACGCGCAAATTCGTATGGGAAATCGCGTTGCGTCATCGCTAGCGAGATTGCATCAAACAATTACCAAGATTGTAAGCAGCATAATATGTATTTGCGAATACCGCTGCCGGGAATTCTTAAAATTACAATCAGACGAGAGAAATTATCGATTAATTTGTATTTGTAAGAATTGGAAATAaagaatgataataataattataataataatcaCTATAATGATGTccgaggaaaagaaaaaaaaaaataaagaaaaaaaaaaggaaacaaaatagAAACTGATACAAGAATAACTGTTACAACTACAACATAGGTACTCACTTCGACAATCAAATTCTAGcctagtaaaaaaataataattccgCTGATTTATATAACTTAATTAAATTAGTAATTTTAGTTTACAAAAGTATAATACAATACAAATACATCCTCCGTGAGTGATCCGTACATAAACTATATAATAACTGGAAGGAAAAACATGATTCGAaaacatttacaaaattcatttcaaaacaaTCCACTCGACGCGAAGTTCTCCATCGTcgtcggtaaaaaaaaaaaataatcgcatttcattattatcattattatatataaatatttttttcatttttcttttttttggtacataggaagaaaatgtaaaaaggagaaaaagagtacaacaaaataacaaaatacgCACACATTCGATGATGACGATTAGATCACGACATTTATAACTCGTCTTTAAGCGCTTCTTTCGATTtatcttcgtcttcgtcttcttcgtcaGATACCTGGTGGAAAACGAAAAAAGCGTATTAGAAAAAAACAGTCAACAGTAGGCAAAGTTGAGATTAAAATCACGAATGTAATGCTACACGTACAGAAGGTTCTGGTTCTGCTCTTCCGTATTGGCCTCCAGATTCGACGAATTTGGTTAAACCTTCCAACGTTCTCTCTCCGTTATATTCGACCACCTAGTACACACACAATGATATGGGTTAGGTTTAAAAATAAGTAGGCGAGAAACGAGAGAATAAGGGAATCGAAAGGCTTACCTTCGATTTGTCCTTGGGATAGAACGTAATGGTtgggaaacttgaaattttggtattttctaaTTCGTTGGCAGTAGCGTCGATTTTGGCGATAACGACGTccgatttttctttgaaattttcacccagCTGTAACGCAATAATGATCcgcaaattgatgaaatgtacCTTACTAGCGCTTACCTACAACCGAATAGGGAATCGTAGGCCTACCTGATCGTAAACTGGAGCCAACTGTTTACAGTGCCCACACCACGGAGCGTAGAATTCTACCAAAACATCTTTGGACGTGTCCATgactactttttcgaaattactAGCTACCAATACTTTGACTGGTTTAGCATCCCAGTCTTCGGGTAGTTCTTGAGACAGATAATGTTGCTGGAAAAGAGTCGAGTTGAAAAGCAGGTAAACACAAAAACTTacatacagtatgacacaaaaatAGTGCTCGGTGGCTAGCTAGAGaaatgaatgaagcggcgttgagtagggaaaaataagggctttcaaaagcgaccttgaaaattgtaggtccatgcacagggtgtccacaaaatgaaaaaccagtttggtaaaaaattaaaactgggTTTTACTGGCGCAATGCATTCTACACACtgaggcgacaaaaacgtgatatgaattttttgaaaccggttcattaatttgcaaccaattgactaaaaatacccaaaaactgtaggaagagaaaaaagcttgaaacaaaagttgtagagcgtgaaaaattacacaattcggactaatctcattttgaaaccggttcattggttcacatttagcaaccagtttttgggAATTACCTAAAAGTTGGAGATAGGAATAAAACCTTGAAACagaagttgtagagcgtgaaaaattgaaccattttcgctgattggattttgaaaccggtttaaaatttgcaaccagttatcaaaaattgcccaaaaatttgagatcgagaaaacagcttgaaacaaaagttgtggggcatgaaaaataacacaattgtGTTCAATCACATTCTGAAACCAGTACATTGGTTTGcgtttagcaaccagttttcaaCAATcacctgaaataaaaattgaaggtagagaaaaaatcttgaaacaaaagttgtagagcgtgaaaaaatgaaccagttttgctgattggattttgaaactggttcataatttgcaaccagttttcaaaaattgcctaaaaatttgagatcgagaaaaaagcttgaaacaaaagtgttgggcatgaaaaattacacaattgtgttctatcacattttgaaaccggttcattggtttgcatttagcaaccagttttcaacaatcacctaaaattgaatatggagaAAAACCTTGAAACAAAACGTGCAGAGGGTGAAAAAGTGAACCAGttttgctgattggattttgaaacccgtttataatttgcaaccagtcatcaaaaattccctaaaaattcGAGAtcaagaaaaaagcttgaaacaaaagttgtggggcataaaaaattacacaattgtgttcaatcatattttgaaaccggttcattggatTGCATTTAGCAACTAGTTTTtaacaatcacctaaaaattgaatatggagaAAAACcttaaaacaaaagttgtagagcgtgaaaaattgaaccagttttgctgattgaattttgaaaccggttcataatttgcaacctgttatcaaaaattgcctaaaaattcgAGATCGAGAGAAAAGCTTGAAGAAAAGTTGtgaagcatgaaaaattacacaaatctgttaaatcacattttgaaaccagttcattggcTTGCATTCAGCAACCATTTTTTGATaatcgcctaaaaattgaagatacagaaaaaagcttgaaacaaaagttgtagagcgtgaaaaatccaaccatttttgctgatcagattttgagaatggttaattaatttgcaaccaggtaacttttggTGGCCTGCTGCtatttaatgaaccggtttcaaaatataatcagcaaaaatggttcaattttttacactctacaacatatgtttcaaacttttcgcTGTAAtccccaatttttaggtgattgtcaaaaaacaTGGTTGATAAAATGCGaactaatgaaccggtttcaaaatgtgattacaaAGAATTGTGTTCtattttcacactctacaatttttaggtaatttttgataactggttgcaaatagATGAgccggtttcaaaattcaacttttggttcaaacttttttcactgaaaaattgaaccatttttgctgagcAGATTTTGAGAATGGTTCAacttgcaaccaggtaacttttggtggcttgctgcgatttaataaaccggtttcaaaatctaatcagcaaaaatggttcaatttttcacgctctacattTTTTGCCGaagcttttttctctctcttcaaTTGTTGGGTGattatcaaaaactggttgctgaatgcaaaccaatgaaccggtttcaaaatgtgattgaacggatgaacaaaattgtgttatttcccatgccccacaacttttgtttcaagcttttttctcgatctccaattattaggtaatttttgataactggttgcaaatagATGAgccggtttcaaaattcaacttttggttCTAACTTTTTTCACtgtctacaatttttgggtaaattttgataattgacTGCGGATTAATgaacaagtttcaaaatctgatcagcaaaaatggttcaatttttcacactacAACTTatgattcaaacttttttctctattccCATTTTCTTGGCGATTGTGAAAAACTGGTTT
The sequence above is a segment of the Planococcus citri chromosome 3, ihPlaCitr1.1, whole genome shotgun sequence genome. Coding sequences within it:
- the LOC135839677 gene encoding RNA-binding region-containing protein 3-like yields the protein MVSDTLLIRHLPASLTSEEVNGFLKHVGAIRVQIRESQLRKYKCAFAKFKNEQVAREVLLRIHQREVLDSRLIVEFAENDHLDHCENEKKKKTDEENEKSKMRDTFVRNLNNWTAGLNLTLPPPYHFKYRYPAPTAPTILNIANMLSYNVKFYTQVVHLMNKMNLPSPFESTFVLNENDVFNSFLSYILENVEKEEKDETRAPLSADEDSEKESELESDDDGDENTACYSSTAFPRKRASSLRLISKSAKTARLHKSTITVPSKNKNVPIEQVFEKFEGDTGVKKIRVNINTKNSDICRAQDTNPVVDEKDEETKDSDNGATNLEQNTEKQSVRETDATAQDGGTITAEELASNKISERDWQMLPFFKNYQPGIPCCRLYVKNLSKHVVVSDLNYIFGRYSKANSNELQSTFNIRLMQEGRMKGQAFITLPNVELAELALKETNGYIVKGKPMVIQFAKKAASQ